From a single Miscanthus floridulus cultivar M001 chromosome 8, ASM1932011v1, whole genome shotgun sequence genomic region:
- the LOC136468678 gene encoding secreted RxLR effector protein 161-like yields MAKVDATLYRSIVGGLRYLVHTRPDIAFVVGYVSRFMEDPREDDWTAVKRLLRYVKRTMDQGIIFPKTGESRLQLTVFSDTDMAGDIDGRRSTSGVLVFLGSAPISWLSLKQKVVALSTCEAEYVAAATAACQVVWLRWLLGELTGMEAHPLALMVDN; encoded by the coding sequence atggcgaaggtggatgcgacactctaccggagcattgtcggcggtctgcgctacctagtccacacaagaCCGGACATTGCGTttgtcgtgggctacgtcagtcgcttcatggaagaTCCCAGAGAGGATGACTGgactgcggtgaagcggctactgcgctacgtcaagagAACGATGGATCAAGGGATCATTTTTCCCAAGACCGGcgagagtaggctgcagctcactgtgttcagcgatacagacatggcaggggacatcgacggacgacggagcacctctggggTGCTCGTattcctcgggtcggccccaatttcatggttgtcgctgaaacagaaggtggtggcgctatctacgtgcgaggcagagtacgtagcggcggccacagcggcatgccaagttgtgtggctacgctggctgctgggcgagctgaccggcatggAAGCTCATCcactagcactgatggtggacaactag
- the LOC136471313 gene encoding putative multidrug resistance protein, giving the protein MGKDDGPPQAAAKAKNSAPVMRSFASVFMHADAADVVLMVLGLVGAMGDGMSTPVMLLITSRIFNDLGNGPDLLDEFSSKVNENARNLVFLALGRMVMAFLEGYCWARTAERQASRMRERYLRAVLRQDVEYFDLKVGSTSEVITSVSNDSLVVQDVLSEKVPNFVMNCSMFLGSYAVGFALLWHLTLVALPSVLLLIIPGFMYGRILIGLARRIREQYTRPGAITEQAVSSVRTVYSFVAERTTMAQFSAALEESARLGIKQGLAKGVAIGSNGITFTIWAFNVWYGSRLVMYHGYQGGTVFAVSAAIVVGGLALGSGLSNVKYFSEASSAAERVQEVIQRVPKIDSESSAGDELANVAGEVEFKNVEFCYPSRPETPIFVSFNLRVPAGRTVALVGGSGSGKSTVIALLERFYDPAAGEVTLDGVDIPRLRLKWLRAQMGLVSQEPALFATSIRENILFGKEDATEEEVVAASKAANAHNFISQLPQGYGTQVGERGVQMSGGQKQRIAIARAILKSPKILLLDEATSALDTESERVVQEALDLASVGRTTIVIAHRLSTIRNADMIAVMQYGEVKELGSHDDLIANENGLYTSLVRLQQTSDSREANQVGGTGSTSAAGQSSSHSMSRRFSAASRSSSGRSMGDAENDNITEKPKLPVPSFRRLLMLNAPEWKQALMGSFSAIVFGGIQPVYSYAMGSMISIYFLADHNEIKDKTRTYALIFVALAVLSFLINIGQHYNFGAMGEYLTKRVREQMLAKILTFEIGWFDRDENSSGAICSQLAKDANIVRSLVGDRMALVIQTVSAVLIACTMGLVIAWRLALVMIAVQPLIIVCFYARRVLLKSMSQKSIQAQSESSRLAAEAVSNLRTITAFSSQERILRLFHQAQDGPRKESIRQSWFAGLGLGTSMSLMTCTWALDFWYGGKLVAEHHITSKALFQTFMILVSTGSVIADAGSMTTDLAKGADAVASVFAVLDRETEIDPDNPEGYKPERLKGEVDIRGVDFAYPSRPDVIIFKGFSLSIQPGKSTALVGQSGSGKSTIIGLIERFYDPLRGVVKIDGKDIKTYNLRALRRHIGLVSQEPTLFAGTIRENIVYGTETATEAEIENAARSANAHDFISNLKDGYDTWCGERGVQLSGGQKQRIAIARAILKNPAILLLDESTSALDSQSEKVVQEALDRVMVGRTSIVVAHRLSTIQNCDQITVLEKGIVVEKGTHASLMAKGPSGTYFGLVSLQQGGDQH; this is encoded by the exons ATGGGTAAGGACGACGGGCCGCCGCAGGCGGCGGCCAAGGCCAAGAATTCGGCGCCGGTGATGCGGTCGTTCGCGTCGGTGTTCATGCATGCGGACGCCGCGGACGTGGTGCTCATGGTGCTCGGCCTGGTGGGCGCCATGGGCGACGGCATGTCCACGCCCGTCATGCTCTTGATCACCAGCCGCATCTTCAACGACCTCGGCAACGGGCCGGACCTCCTCGATGAGTTCAGCTCCAAGGTCAACGAG AACGCGCGGAACCTCGTCTTCTTGGCGCTCGGCAGAATGGTCATGGCGTTCCTAG AGGGGTACTGCTGGGCGCGCACGGCGGAGCGGCAGGCGTCGCGGATGCGGGAGCGGTACCTGCGGGCGGTGCTCCGGCAGGACGTGGAGTACTTCGACCTCAAGGTGGGGTCCACGTCGGAGGTGATCACCAGCGTCTCCAACGACAGCCTCGTGGTGCAGGACGTGCTGAGCGAGAAGGTGCCCAACTTCGTGATGAACTGCTCCATGTTCCTGGGCAGCTACGCCGTCGGGTTCGCGCTGCTGTGGCACCTCACGCTGGTGGCGCTGCCGTCCGTGCTGCTGCTCATCATCCCCGGGTTCATGTACGGCCGCATCCTCATCGGCCTCGCGCGCCGGATCAGGGAGCAGTACACCCGCCCCGGCGCCATCACCGAGCAGGCCGTCTCGTCCGTGCGCACCGTCTACTCGTTCGTAGCCGAGCGCACCACCATGGCGCAGTTCTCCGCCGCGCTCGAGGAGTCGGCGAGGCTCGGGATCAAGCAGGGACTCGCCAAGGGCGTCGCCATCGGCAGCAACGGCATCACCTTCACCATCTGGGCGTTCAACGTCTGGTACGGCAGCCGCCTCGTCATGTACCACGGATACCAGGGCGGCACCGTCTTCGCCGTCTCCGCTGCCATTGTCGTCGGTGGCCT AGCTCTGGGGTCCGGGCTGTCGAACGTCAAGTACTTCTCCGAGGCGAGCTCGGCGGCGGAGAGGGTCCAGGAGGTGATCCAGCGGGTGCCCAAGATCGACTCGGAGAGCAGCGCCGGCGACGAGCTGGCCAACGTCGCCGGGGAGGTGGAATTCAAGAACGTGGAGTTCTGCTACCCGTCGCGGCCGGAGACCCCGATCTTTGTGAGCTTCAACCTGCGCGTGCCGGCGGGGCGCACGGTGGCGCTGGTGGGCGGCAGCGGGTCCGGGAAGTCGACGGTGATCGCGCTGCTGGAGCGGTTCTACGACCCGGCGGCCGGGGAGGTGACCCTGGACGGCGTGGACATCCCGCGGCTGCGGCTCAAGTGGCTGCGCGCGCAGATGGGGCTCGTCAGCCAGGAGCCGGCGCTGTTCGCGACGTCGATCCGGGAGAACATCCTGTTCGGCAAGGAGGACGCCACGGAGGAGGAGGTCGTCGCAGCGTCGAAGGCAGCCAACGCCCACAACTTCATCTCCCAGTTGCCGCAGGGCTACGGCACGCAG GTGGGTGAGCGTGGTGTCCAAATGTCTGGAGGACAGAAGCAGAGGATTGCTATTGCCAGAGCTATCCTTAAGTCACCCAAGATCCTCCTCCTTGATGAAGCCACAAGTGCATTGGACACAGAGTCAGAGCGTGTTGTGCAAGAGGCACTTGACCTGGCTTCTGTGGGCAGGACAACCATTGTCATTGCACATCGGCTCTCCACAATCCGGAATGCTGACATGATTGCTGTGATGCAATATGGTGAGGTCAAGGAGCTGGGATCCCATGATGACCTCATTGCCAATGAGAATGGCCTGTACACATCTCTTGTCCGCCTTCAGCAGACCAGTGATTCAAGGGAGGCCAATCAGGTTGGTGGAACTGGAAGTACATCTGCTGCGGGGCAATCTAGCAGCCACAGCATGAGCAGGAGGTTCTCTGCAGCTAGCAGGTCAAGCTCAGGACGGTCAATGGGTGACGCAGAAAATGATAATATTACCGAGAAGCCAAAGCTTCCCGTCCCATCATTCAGAAGGTTACTGATGCTTAATGCACCAGAGTGGAAGCAGGCTCTGATGGGAAGTTTCAGTGCAATTGTGTTTGGAGGCATACAGCCTGTATATTCATATGCCATGGGCAGCATGATCTCAATCTACTTCTTGGCAGACCAtaatgagatcaaggacaaaacAAGGACCTACGCACTCATCTTTGTTGCTCTTGCAGTGCTCTCATTCTTGATCAATATTGGGCAACATTACAACTTCGGTGCCATGGGGGAATACCTCACCAAGAGAGTGAGAGAACAGATGCTTGCAAAAATCCTTACTTTTGAGATTGGGTGGTTTGACCGTGATGAGAACTCCAGTGGTGCCATATGCTCACAACTTGCCAAGGATGCCAACATC GTGAGGTCTCTTGTGGGTGATCGAATGGCTCTAGTGATCCAGACAGTTTCTGCAGTTCTCATAGCCTGCACTATGGGTCTGGTGATCGCTTGGCGTTTGGCCCTTGTCATGATAGCAGTGCAACCCCTTATCATTGTTTGCTTTTATGCTCGCCGTGTCTTACTGAAGAGCATGTCCCAGAAATCAATACAGGCTCAATCTGAAAGTAGCAGGCTAGCAGCTGAGGCTGTCTCCAATCTCCGCACCATCACTGCTTTCTCATCCCAGGAGCGCATCCTACGCCTCTTTCACCAAGCACAAGATGGGCCACGCAAGGAAAGCATCCGACAGTCATGGTTTGCAGGACTGGGCCTTGGCACCTCCATGAGCCTCATGACATGCACATGGGCCCTTGATTTCTGGTATGGTGGCAAGCTCGTGGCTGAGCATCACATAACTTCAAAGGCACTATTCCAGACCTTCATGATACTAGTAAGCACAGGGAGTGTGATTGCAGATGCAGGTAGCATGACAACAGACCTTGCTAAGGGTGCTGATGCAGTAGCTTCAGTGTTTGCTGTTCTTGACAGGGAAACCGAAATTGACCCTGACAACCCTGAGGGATACAAACCAGAGAGGCTAAAAGGTGAGGTTGACATCAGAGGAGTTGACTTTGCATACCcgtcaaggccagatgtgattaTCTTCAAAGGTTTCTCCTTGAGCATCCAACCAGGCAAGTCAACAGCCCTTGTTGGGCAAAGTGGTTCTGGCAAGTCGACTATCATTGGGCTCATAGAGAGGTTCTATGACCCACTTAGGGGGGTAGTGAAGATCGATGGTAAAGACATCAAAACATACAATCTCAGAGCCCTGCGGCGACACATTGGATTAGTCAGCCAGGAACCAACACTATTTGCAGGTACAATAAGAGAAAATATTGTGTATGGTACAGAAACAGCAACTGAAGCAGAAATTGAGAATGCTGCAAGGTCTGCGAATGCACATGACTTCATTAGCAACCTCAAGGATGGATATGACACATGGTGTGGTGAGAGGGGTGTACAGCTTTCAGGAGGCCAAAAACAACGCATTGCAATTGCCCGTGCCATCCTGAAGAACCCTGCTATCCTGCTACTGGATGAATCTACAAGTGCACTGGACAGCCAGTCAGAGAAGGTGGTACAAGAGGCATTGGACCGAGTGATGGTTGGCAGGACAAGTATTGTGGTGGCGCACAGGCTCAGCACAATCCAGAACTGTGACCAGATCACTGTGCTTGAGAAAGGAATTGTTGTGGAGAAGGGCACACATGCATCCCTTATGGCTAAGGGTCCCTCTGGAACATACTTCGGATTGGTCAGTTTGCAACAAGGAGGCGACCAGCACTGA